The region TGAGCCTCCGGAGGGTAAGTCAACGCTCTACAGTGTGTCCATGTTTCTAAATGCCTGGAGCTTCTTCAGTCTATCAAAAGTTGTCTCCATTCCAAAATTCCTCGTCTCCCTTATCTGGTGGAATTTCATCACTGTGTTGAAATGTTTGATGGAAATTCCTCAAGTATCAACCACATTCGCCTTGATTCTGGGATGAACTCATCTCAGAAGTCAGAGCTTCTAAACAGCCGTGCCGGTGTGTGTTGTGGCACATGGGGATGACATCATGTTGCCTGTCTCCGTTTcacaggaagctggagctgtCACCTGTGCCTGGCTCTACTGAAGGACAAAGCTTCCATATATCAGCAAAACCAGAACTCTGGTCCCGAGTGATGCCGCAACTCTTGCCCCCTCCGtatcaggacccccccccccccgactgcaGGCAACGGAAACATCAGGCCGCCTGTCGGCCCGGAGCCCCCGGCTCTGTGCAGAAGTAGCTGAATCAGATTGCAGATCAGCTCCAACAGTCTTAATGTCAACGATGGGGGATCAAACCAATCACTACCAACCTGTCTGCTCAGTCCCTGCAGTTTACTGTCAAAACCCTTGATCATCTCTACAGCGTAGACGCACGGACATCTGTCGCCGTGGGGGAATAGCATCGAGGCTAATTATGTGCACCCTTTTCCACTCTCAGAAATGTCAGTAAGTTTGTTTTCTGCCAAATTATCAGTTTTTACTCCCTGGATGTGGGAATCAGAATATATCCACATGTAGGGTCAAAGATGTTGATTATACTAATATACTGTTGTTATTGTTCTGATACTAGTGGACTTTTGTAGTGGCATTTGTCTGTGTACTTTTGTCTAATTGGAACATTGATattgttttgagggttttccAGTCAGTGCCAAGGTCCACCGTCACGTCAGTCACATCGCAGTCACCTTCCAACAGGCTCGTTAAATCAGTGGGTCAGCACAAAACCTTTGTCCTATTTACGTTAGCGTTGCACCAAAACGTCAGTACTGATGTAACTTTTACCAAACACTATACAGATTAGTCTTAAATTCATGAAACACTGACCGGTGGTCACACCAGTGCCGAGGAGGCGACAGCAGCCACAAAACCTTCACCTGTAACTTTGGAACAGCCGCCTGTCGGCCAGGCGACAGAATCATTTGCAAACTGTAGCTGCTTCTCCAATTTGTCCCACTGAGGCAAATTTGCATGCAGATTGCACCGGTATGAATGCacacatgttttattttgggtcattgttgtatttttatttttctacagtTTTATATTGTGTGATATTCCATTGGTACTGGGAGTATTTTCTAGTAGAATTTTGTAAAGTATATGGTATAGCAGACACAAGTATATAGCTCCTGATGCATTCTATGTACTGTACTgactttttctatttttgttatGACTGTGACATGTTTGGATTGATTTGGTTATTCTGATATGTCATACCTCCATTATGAGTATTTGTAAGATGCTGTACTTTGttgtattatttttatttttacattttgttggTATTGAAACTGATTTAGCCTGACAAATAAATATCTCTGATATCACCTGTGGTAACGGACTGGAGCTGCGTGTGGTGCTGAACTCACAATGTCAGTTCTATCCAGCCTTATTTATCCGGCACCTGTAACAATCACGAATGCTTTGCAGACCCCCctgaacaagcaacagtagtGAGCAAAAACTCcttttgaacaggaagaaaccttgagcaggaccaggctggcAAGTagggaccctcctgttgatggccaCCCTGGTAAAACCCTGAACTACCTCACTCTTAATCCAGGAGTGTCCAGATCCGGTCCTCCAGGCTCATAATCCAGCCAGGATTTCTACCCTACCAGGTAGAAAACACTCTCCAAGAAGAGTGGGATCCCAGGTCCTGGTGtggtctacctggtaggacagaagtACTGGCCCTCGTGGACTGGTCTGGGTCCAAACACCCCTGAATCTGGCAGGTTATTTATCTAGTCTGACAGCTATTCTTTAAACCTGCTCTCCCAGGTTAGGGAGCAGAACCTCCCCTCCCATCCACCCCCTCCAGAGTCGTACAGTCGAGGATTGGATGCACAAATATAAGCTCGTTTTTAATTTCAGtccacaacaaacacagacaaagagggatgaaaagtgcagagaaaagctTGAAGGAAAGAAGAGCCATCCCTTCTGTACAAGGCCAAGAAAGGTGTCTGAGTGCAGTGACCTGGAGCGTGATGTCGAGCCATGCTACAGCGAATGGCGTTTCAAATTTACACAAAATAACCGCATGCACTGAAATGCAACTCTATCAATGCGCGCATGAGCGCCCGGTGGGTGAGCTCACCAGTGGCGACCTTTAATAGAAGTACATGAACACATAATACAAATTCAATACTTGTTAAATTAGTTATGATTCTTCAGTGATTGCCCCGGAGGTGTTCCATACAAAACTATTCAAATTATTTATCAAAGGGTATCAGTGCAGCTTATCGGCTGAACTGGTAACAGTTAAGTTAGCGGACCCGCGAGTTTCCTCTAGAGCTTCTCAAAGCCgacggagcagaggaggaagacaacATACAACAGAATGAGGGAGAGTCCCAACCTGCGATCCAACCTCCAGCAGTTCAGATGGACGCAcacaacctgaggaaacaggaagaggagacacgcatcacttcctgtggcagTGCAGTCTCGTCtttgaggacagaaatctgccAAAGAGTGGGGGGGTCACCCACCGTGAGCGTGACAGAGGCCAACAGCAGGATCACAGAGTACACCAGGCCTTTGCTGTTGATTGTCACCTTCAAACCAGACGACGAGAAGCTTTAACGCGTTCACGAGGATGCTACAATGCTACTGTGGGAAAAGAATTAGGAGGAAAAGACACCGAGGTTTACCATCGATCCGTAGCTGACGATGAGGGTCCTCAGAGCCCAGGGGAAGCCCAGACCCAGCAGCACATCAAATATGTTGCTGCCGATGGAGTTGGACACGGCCATGTCCCCCATTCCTGAAATAACGAGACAAATAATTTGAAATATGCACCTGCATTTGTGCCATTAAACATCCAGATCAACTAATTATTTATGTTAATAGAATCACACATGTGCAATGTTACATTGTTGGGTGGCTTAGTCACATGACTTACAGCCTTTGTAATTTTTCTGTGAAATCTAAAACCTAGATAAAATTTTAGTGGATTAAATTTAAAAGTGAGGTGAACGTCACATCTCACAGGTTGATTGTTACGCCGGTAGAGGGAGGATATAACTCTTTAGACCCAATCATATCATTTAACCCTTTGATGTAAAACCTCAGACGGTGATAATTTACTACCCCTAGCGGTCTAATGTGCCATTGCAACAGTATCCGGGACATAATGTGTTTTTACCCCCCGTCTAATATTTCAGAGTAAAGAATTAtacaaatgtaaatatgaacATTAGCACACCTTGTCGAGCAACAATCAGGCTGGCCATACAGTCAGGAACACTGGTTCCAGCTGCCAGAAAGGTGATGCCCATGATGACTTCTGGGATTCCAAGAGTGAAGCTGATGATGGTCACCTAggcagaaacaggcaggaaacgcGATCTGCTTATTTCTGTGCTTGTTGAGGTCAGCAAGCGTGCAGGCGGGCGTCTCACCATCCAGACCATGAGGTAGGAGAACAGAGCTATCCAAAGCGTGGAGGTCAGGAAGGTGAGCAGGTACCAGCGCTCCCACTGCGGCAGGCTGCAGTTGGGGATGGTGCAGTGAAGCAGGACGCTCACGGGCCACGAGAGCAGCCACCTCAGACGCAGGCACCAtccatctgcacacacaaaatATGCACAAGTTTCCCTGCAGGGATCATAACAGAGTCAGCTGAAGTTCTAAATTATTCACGCGGCAGCCGTGACTCTTCTTTAATTAGTAGCATTAACTCAACTTAGATAAGAGAGGACAAAGCCAAAGAAGACTGTTTATCAGTGACAGACGCAGCATGTGGGTCACATTCACTGGTCTGTTTTTAAACTCTAAAATGGTTTGTAGACCAAAATCCTTTATTCTTTTTCTCTGCACTCACCAGGCATGACGAATGGCTTGAAAggtgcctcctcctcttcctcctcctcctcctcctcttctccttcctcctctccttcctcattCTCCACTTCTTCTTTTTGCTGCGCCCCTCCACCCCTCACTCCTGCCGCccctttccccctctcctcctcctccttttgctGCATGCCGCCATCGCCCATCGTCCTGTCGCCACCTGAACTTTCCTCCCCCGCAGCTCCACCTTCCTCTGGGCTGAGTCGAGCCCGGATCAGCCTCTGCCTCTGCGAAAAGAAATTACAAAGGCTGGATGAGAAATACTGAATGATTGACCTCATCTGATCGTGGCAATGAAGAGGGAGGACACAAGAGGGTGGTGGAGCGTTGAGCAGAGCTGTAAGGATGCTTGGTTTCACATGCAGATGAGCAGATTTCATGGCTGTTAGCATGGAAAGTGAGCAATCACGTCAATACGGGAGCATCACCGACCTGCGAACAAGACGACATTAGAGTGTCCTGATGTCTCTTTGCTGGTTCTATAGACACTAGGGGACATCAgatgtgtaaatatgctgcACATCCACATTCAGATGGCCACCACTCTAGCTGAGGATAAAGCCGGTGTGCACGTGCAGTGTACCCCCATGACCATGTGGGCAGCCATGTGTAGGTGGGTGATGGGGGAGAAATGTTGGGTGAAGAAGGTGGAGGCTTGCCTCTGAAAAGGAGAGCTGGTGGGGGTGTGGGTTCTGCGTCTCATCCACCACCGCCGCCCCCGAGTCCTGGCCGACCGCCGCAGCTGAGTCTGAGGAAGGAGGGCCAGATTATGTCGAGTagatggagaggagggaagcGGAGGGACAAACTGTGCTCTACTTCTATTTTAGACCATTGGACTCATTGAAACTGTGTCACTGGGTTTGCTGATGGCGTCTCTACCTGGTTTGAGCGGCACCATGTCGTTGTCGCCCTCGGCGACGCTGCCCACAGCGGTCGAGCGTCGCAGGCTGCCCAGGCACGGCTGCCCCGCCCTGCTACACTGGCTCTCCACCAGCGTGTAAAGAGACCTGTTGAACCTtgtcacaaaacaaaacagagcctgtctgtctgtctgggtcaCCTGATGCAAAAAGAAGCTGGAAATGTGGGAGAGTTAAGCGCCTCACTTCATGATTATTATATAGATTCCATACATGGAGATCAGGATGATGGTCtcccacctgaaacacacaggatTAATGTCTCCTGTCATACTTACAAAGGCGTCAAACAGCACGATTATGGATGAGGAGCTCACCACATGACTTTCTCGTCATAGATCACCTGTGGGAAAACGTGAAAATGTGCTTTAATCACACTTTCAGAGGATGTTTGAACACCaggtttccttcttttttaattgtggAAGCTCTCACCAGGATGAGCACGAGTATAGACAGGATGTAGAAGACAGCATCACGGAACAGAGGCCACCAGCTGAGGGAGATCGGCTGGAGAGAGAAGagtcgcgcacacacacacacacacacacacacaggcatgagTAAAACAAATAATTTGGTTTTTCTCTTTGGATTCGGCCATTTGGTTCAGGATTCTCCCACCCCGACATCTCTCTGCGTGTGTACCTGTCCTGCAAATATGCCGCAGATTCCAATGATGACCAGGATATTAAAGACGGCCGATCCCACTATCGTCCCCACCCCCACGTCCCCTTCAGTGATGAATACCCCTGAGGAACAAAAAACCAAGAAAACCAGAACAAATCAGCtggcaaattaaaaataaaaatctaaatatcAGCATGAAACATGTCTGTTCTAAGGTCCCGTGGGAAGGTGTTTACTTGACATTGCTCAGCCCTAATCAGGACGGTGATTGCAGGCCTGATGGGGCAGTTATGGGGCAGTAGATTGATTACACAAGCATCATACTGACCAATCAAAGAAGTGAAGAGCTCGGGGGCAGAGCTCCCAGCTGCCATGAAGGTTGCCCCGGCTACGTCCTGACTGAGATGGAGGTTCTAGAGGATGGACAAAGACCTTAGGGCTGATCCGGAGACACACACGAAAACACGTCTGTTGCTCATACCTCCGATAATTTTTCCAGTGATGGCACAAAGTAAACGTCACACACGATAGCCAACGCAAGAAACATGTAGATGGCCTGTGAAGAGCAGGGCGGTGGAAACGTGGATTTTATCAAGGTGCAACCACCAATTCTGCCTTCACAATGTCTCTGATCTGATGCTCACACAGAGGACGTGCAGGAGGACCGCTCCATGTCTCTTCTGTTCCAGAGTGAAGACGTCCTTGGGAAAATCGCCGACACCTGAGAAAACAGATCAGCAGCTAAAATTCTTCGCCTCATTCCCTTAGCGGgtgcattaaagccagctgttGTCTTTGTAGAAAGAGTAAAACCACCGGATGAACTTTCCAAACTTCCAAACACAAGGAAGAACCGGACAGCGTCCCTTTTGGGAGACGGTGTCACCATGGCTCGCTCAGGGAACCAGACCTGCACGAACCACTGATAGGAGGTCATTCTGAGAGGGCAGACACTTTGAAGAGCTCCAGATGCACACAGCATCCAACCACAAATTCAGCAGGCAGTTTCCTAGCAACTGGTTCCCCTCAAAGGCCTGTGTTTAATAGTCGAGATGTGAGAGTTTGGAGGAATAAAGAGTGAGACAGACTGAATCTCAGACCGACCAGGAATAAATAAGAATATATCAAGAGGGGGATTTCTAGTATGAAAATAACAAGAATGATCATATTAATAGGACTCGCTCAGATCGTAACAATATTAAGGCACCAGATCTGGAAGAGCTGCCAGTCTGGTTATCTTCTTTTTCCTTGCCGATTTCTCTCTTAAACAAGGAAAATTCAGGCTCCGCAGTGACTCTTGGGGGGCCTGCAAACACAGATTAAATGCAAACGTTAAACATGGATCTTTCGGCGTGAGGAGCAAAGTTGAGCCTTTACCAAACTAGAGGTGCGTATGGCACGTTTTTAGTCCAACTATTAATAGATGTCATTATAACGGATCTGTTCGCCAGTACCTGTAATCCCCCTGAAGAGAATGACCCAGATTGTTGCGAGTAGACCGGCTCCACAGACGCAGACCCGCGGCAGGAGGCGCGTCCTCCTCGGTCTCCTCGGCGCGCTCATTCCGCCAGCAGCCAGCGCTCCGGTCAGAACATGTCGCGGACTCTTGACTCCTCGGAGCGGTTTCACAGCCTTCCCTTAACAATGTTGCTCCTTTTATTTATCGACTCGACGCTGTTTTATCAGCGGGCTCCATTGGCGGTACAGAACCAGAGGTTCAGCCTGTCATCAGCACCGCGGCTTCCAGAGTCAGGGCGGCATCCGCACCCGACATCCCCAACAGCTCCCGCCTGCAGGCACAGATCAGCTGCCGGTGCCACCACGATGATGCACATCGATCATGAGGATCGTCTCCTCCCTCCCGTGTCCCCCCTCGTCGGTGTAAACGGGGAGAGGGTGTTTTTCTGGAGTCTCACCAAAGACCACCAGGGAGCGCCGTCAGCTGGGTGGGGCGTCTGGAGCCACAGGGGACCATGGCTGCATCCCTAATGGAGCCATGTGGAAGGCTGAGAGTATTTTAGACTGAATCTTATCACATTAATAGTATTAGAATTAGGGACAAGCTGGGAAATGTTGATTAAAACACAATCATCACATGGCTagtttccatttatttatattttacactGTTCAACAACTGATGGAACAAAACTTTTGGAGGTGATCTGCAAATATAAGCATAAAACAATGCTTTCTAAACAACAAAAATGTCTAAAACAATGAACCAGTAGGCCTGCGTGAACGTAGTTTTCATTCCCCAACTCCGGTGCTCTTGCCATTGGTCAGAACTGTCATCTGTTGTATGTTTGACAAACCCGACACAACCAAAGTTAAATGTGGTGTCAAAATGGGGGCGCAACCGCAAAATGCAGGTTGCAGTAGGACTGTGTCAGCTGGAACGAGAGGAGGTCTAAGTTTTCTATGTATCTCAGAGCCACAAAtgccaaagaggagaaaaagagggtgCACAGTAACAACAAGAATGCTATGTGGATCACTTTCCCCGTGATGCGTGGGAGCCTtaggaaaaccaggaaaaggcAGCGTTAGTAAGCAGGTAATTCAATATTGAAGGGGTTTAATAATCTTGACCTCTTGTAATACCCTTACAGGCATCTGCCAGGACTGTTATACTGCTGTTGAAAGTCTGTAGAGAAATTCCAGGGGTCCACCAGCACCTCAGCATCCTTTGTTTCCTGGAGCcaagagggaggaaaatgaaacCCACGCAGTCTCTGCTGACAGCGCGCTCTAGCGGCCACCTGTGGTAACGCAGAACGACTCTAATCAGAAGTCAAAGTTTTGTCTGCTTACTCTTGCTGAGAGGTTCAGCTGCATCACTTCCTCTGCGTAGGATAAATCATTGAGTTTGTCTTGTGTGAGCGTGTTTAGAAAAGCACTGGAAGGCAAACAGCAGATGCACAGTGTGATCATTCACAGAAGGTCCTATCAGACTATTGACTTTCCTTTACAAGGAACTTCACACTTACAACGAGGACTCATCTTGTCTTTCTTGCAGCTGAAATTTCAGTTCTTGATTTGTCCTCCTGAGGTCCTGCAACCGAGAACAGCTGGGTAAACCAGACCCACACTTATCCACCAAGCAACACTCCAGGTTCAGGTTATTTCAGTACCTCTATGGTGTTAAAAAACTCCTCTAAGTCCTTCTCCGCATTCCTCAACAGCTGCTTTTTCTATTAAAATCACATGAAAAGATAAGGGACTGTTGAACTGCACAGGCAGGACTTATGTGAATTTTAGGATCTTGGCGTGCTGTTGCAGACTAGCAATGAGGCCTCCTACCTCTTGGATAGACATAtcgttctgctgcagctccaaatGAGCCGCTTCAAGGTCcctctggagggaaaaaacaatcacACAAATATCAGTCAAAGGTCAATTCCAGAGGCAAGATAAGGAAATCACTGTAACCTGGAGGATCTGATGTGCTTGGCTGATCTTGCTCAGGGTCTTCTTGTCCTcgtccctctgctgctggaggtctttCAGCTACGAAAAAGTGAACAATCTTTCAGAATTGTTTCAGAAAGGCGCAGAAATCCTCCAACTGTGCTGCAATGAGCATGAAACATGAAACCTCggaaataagctgctggttgtcCTCCCTCTGTAGGGTTAATTGTTCCTCCTGCAAAAAACACAGCAAGACACATTTATCCCTCCGCTTATCTCCTATTAAACTGTTGCTCATTCTGGATCAGGGTCACGGGGATGCTGGAGTCTATCACAGTGGTTTCCAGGCAACAGTGTGTAGCTCTGTAGAGCATGACAAACCGGTAAACCAGGGGGGATCATAACATTGCTCACCATTAGCTGaattttttgcacattttttctcttttcatcagCCAGAGAAGGTGGACAAggctctcctctgtcctgttgTGCCTCTGAGACCATCTTCTCCAGCCTAAAGAGAAACAACAGCAGCCTTTTTAAAAGCTACAAAACCCTCCGAAGCCAAAGGTGGATGGAAACTGCAAACTGCTGAGAGGAAATCTGTGTGATCATTTACATGTTGGCTTTTTTCCTCAGGGACTTGTTGTCTGAGCAAAGCGAGACGTTCTCAGTCTCTGCAGCATCCAGCCACTCCATCAACGATGCGTTCAGGTCCTTCAGGTGGATGCTGTCATGATGCAGCTTAGCTATTTTGTCGAGCATTTCCTCTTGTGCCCTGCACGATtaccagc is a window of Takifugu rubripes chromosome 14, fTakRub1.2, whole genome shotgun sequence DNA encoding:
- the LOC101063448 gene encoding sodium/potassium/calcium exchanger 3-like, whose amino-acid sequence is MSAPRRPRRTRLLPRVCVCGAGLLATIWVILFRGITGPPRVTAEPEFSLFKREIGKEKEDNQTGSSSRSGVGDFPKDVFTLEQKRHGAVLLHVLCAIYMFLALAIVCDVYFVPSLEKLSENLHLSQDVAGATFMAAGSSAPELFTSLIGVFITEGDVGVGTIVGSAVFNILVIIGICGIFAGQPISLSWWPLFRDAVFYILSILVLILVIYDEKVMWWETIILISMYGIYIIIMKFNRSLYTLVESQCSRAGQPCLGSLRRSTAVGSVAEGDNDMVPLKPDSAAAVGQDSGAAVVDETQNPHPHQLSFSERQRLIRARLSPEEGGAAGEESSGGDRTMGDGGMQQKEEEERGKGAAGVRGGGAQQKEEVENEEGEEEGEEEEEEEEEEEAPFKPFVMPDGWCLRLRWLLSWPVSVLLHCTIPNCSLPQWERWYLLTFLTSTLWIALFSYLMVWMVTIISFTLGIPEVIMGITFLAAGTSVPDCMASLIVARQGMGDMAVSNSIGSNIFDVLLGLGFPWALRTLIVSYGSMVTINSKGLVYSVILLLASVTLTVVCVHLNCWRLDRRLGLSLILLYVVFLLCSVGFEKL
- the LOC115252421 gene encoding uncharacterized protein isoform X2; the encoded protein is MSENTEDRMAQEEMLDKIAKLHHDSIHLKDLNASLMEWLDAAETENVSLCSDNKSLRKKANMLEKMVSEAQQDRGEPCPPSLADEKRKNVQKIQLMEEQLTLQREDNQQLISELKDLQQQRDEDKKTLSKISQAHQILQRDLEAAHLELQQNDMSIQEKKQLLRNAEKDLEEFFNTIEDLRRTNQELKFQLQERQDESSFAFLNTLTQDKLNDLSYAEEVMQLNLSARETKDAEVLVDPWNFSTDFQQQYNSPGRCLLPRITGKVIHIAFLLLLCTLFFSSLAFVALRYIENLDLLSFQLTQSYCNLHFAVAPPF
- the LOC115252421 gene encoding uncharacterized protein isoform X3; amino-acid sequence: MLDKIAKLHHDSIHLKDLNASLMEWLDAAETENVSLCSDNKSLRKKANMLEKMVSEAQQDRGEPCPPSLADEKRKNVQKIQLMEEQLTLQREDNQQLISELKDLQQQRDEDKKTLSKISQAHQILQRDLEAAHLELQQNDMSIQEKKQLLRNAEKDLEEFFNTIEDLRRTNQELKFQLQERQDESSFAFLNTLTQDKLNDLSYAEEVMQLNLSARETKDAEVLVDPWNFSTDFQQQYNSPGRCLLPRITGKVIHIAFLLLLCTLFFSSLAFVALRYIENLDLLSFQLTQSYCNLHFAVAPPF
- the LOC115252421 gene encoding uncharacterized protein isoform X1, which gives rise to MMTKLVKLEKNYRNKQAKMSENTEDRMAQEEMLDKIAKLHHDSIHLKDLNASLMEWLDAAETENVSLCSDNKSLRKKANMLEKMVSEAQQDRGEPCPPSLADEKRKNVQKIQLMEEQLTLQREDNQQLISELKDLQQQRDEDKKTLSKISQAHQILQRDLEAAHLELQQNDMSIQEKKQLLRNAEKDLEEFFNTIEDLRRTNQELKFQLQERQDESSFAFLNTLTQDKLNDLSYAEEVMQLNLSARETKDAEVLVDPWNFSTDFQQQYNSPGRCLLPRITGKVIHIAFLLLLCTLFFSSLAFVALRYIENLDLLSFQLTQSYCNLHFAVAPPF
- the LOC115252421 gene encoding uncharacterized protein isoform X5, producing MMTKLVKLEKNYRNKQAKMSENTEDRMAQEEMLDKIAKLHHDSIHLKDLNASLMEWLDAAETENVSLCSDNKSLRKKANMLEKMVSEAQQDRGEPCPPSLADEKRKNVQKIQLMEEQLTLQREDNQQLISELKDLQQQRDEDKKTLSKISQAHQILQRDLEAAHLELQQNDMSIQEKKQLLRNAEKDLEEFFNTIEDLRRTNQELKFQLQERQDESSLWPLERAVSRDCVGFIFLPLGSRKQRMLRCWWTPGISLQTFNSSITVLADACSHASRGK
- the LOC115252421 gene encoding uncharacterized protein isoform X4, whose translation is MMTKLVKLEKNYRNKQAKMSENTEDRMAQEEMLDKIAKLHHDSIHLKDLNASLMEWLDAAETENVSLCSDNKSLRKKANMLEKMVSEAQQDRGEPCPPSLADEKRKNVQKIQLMEEQLTLQREDNQQLISELKDLQQQRDEDKKTLSKISQAHQILQRDLEAAHLELQQNDMSIQEKKQLLRNAEKDLEEFFNTIEDLRRTNQELKFQLQERQDESSLWPLERAVSRDCVGFIFLPLGSRKQRMLRCWWTPGISLQTFNSSITVLADACKGSHASRGK
- the LOC115252421 gene encoding uncharacterized protein isoform X6 yields the protein MMTKLVKLEKNYRNKQAKMSENTEDRMAQEEMLDKIAKLHHDSIHLKDLNASLMEWLDAAETENVSLCSDNKSLRKKANMLEKMVSEAQQDRGEPCPPSLADEKRKNVQKIQLMEEQLTLQREDNQQLISELKDLQQQRDEDKKTLSKISQAHQILQRDLEAAHLELQQNDMSIQEKKQLLRNAEKDLEEFFNTIEDLRRTNQELKFQLQERQDESSFAFLNTLTQDKLNDLSYAEEVMQLNLSARETKDAEVLVDPWNFSTDFQQQYNSPGRCL